A region of the Spirochaetota bacterium genome:
AAACACAGGGAGGGATTAACACTGCTTTTAAATAAGCAAAACTCTTTGATCTTAATTGCGGAATACAACTACCTTGTTGTAGGCATGGTCACTTTACAGGAACATATCTCCACAGCCGCTGGAGGCACTATAGGAATAGTAGAAGATATGGTCATTGATGAAAATTTTAGAAGGAAAGGGATTGGCAAAATGCTTATATCATCAATTGAATCTATGGCAATACATAAAGGGTACAAAAGAATTCAACTTATGGCAGATAACAATAATGTAAGTGCAATGAAATTTTATACAAAGCAAAACTGGTCAAGAACTAACTTAATCGCTTTTTTTAAATTCTTATGATTAACGCGATGTGCGATTTTAAAATATATAAAGCGCCCACCTTGATAATGAAGAAGTTGAACATAAATTCAAGATATA
Encoded here:
- a CDS encoding GNAT family N-acetyltransferase, producing KHREGLTLLLNKQNSLILIAEYNYLVVGMVTLQEHISTAAGGTIGIVEDMVIDENFRRKGIGKMLISSIESMAIHKGYKRIQLMADNNNVSAMKFYTKQNWSRTNLIAFFKFL